From Centroberyx gerrardi isolate f3 chromosome 15, fCenGer3.hap1.cur.20231027, whole genome shotgun sequence:
ACGGAAAACATTGGATCAAAGGTTCATATTTTACAAGCATGTAACGCTAAGCTGAGCTGAGGAGTGGCTGACAGAGTCATCCAAACAGCTACTAACCTAATGACAAGAAAAGCAAGAGTTGATGGATCCTGAAATAGAGATTCTTATTTTAGAGCATGCCATTTGACCTAGTGGCTGTAGCAAGGGTAGAGGAATGAAAGAGTCTGTtggatttttatatttttcccctctcctttaaCTTCCtctgcgtgtgtgagtgtgtgtgtgaggactaTTCAAGCACATCCTTGAACAAACGATAATGTTTtgtcctttctgtctctgttctcaGGACTACTTTGAAAGTTACCTGGCTATTGCCTCCACGGTGCCCTCTGTACTGTGTCTGGTACTCAACTACGTCCTAGTTAACAGGtacttttcaacacacacacacacacacacacacacacacacatctctcctcACTGAATTCTCTCACCACTTGTCAATACCCTGTTGACTATCATGTCTAAATGCACCTTTGCTGCAGGTCCACATGTGCTGTGAGCTCATTGCTTTTTTTGTATCTTCATGTTACAATGCCACACTTGTTCTGGCTGCGGCGTCAGaccaggaaaacaggaaaaggaTATAAAACAATTTTACGATATGTTATAATATAATTTGCACTGTGGCctcaaatataaaatataagcCTTTACATTCAGGCAGTCATTGTTGGTCTGAGATAACATGGAGGACAGAGTATATTGTCtggtgctgaaacgattagtcggtTTGACAGGAAATTAATTGATTAGAATTTAGGTAATTAGTTAATCGTTTGTTATTTATCTAAGTAAAAATACCTAACATTTACTGGCTACAGCTTCACAATTGCAAagatttatttgcttttctccgtttcatgTATACTAAGTAAGCAATATTAAGAcgtcactttgggctctggtaacttgtgatgggcatttattattttttgacattttatagactaaatgattattGGAAAAAATATCTATATATTAATCAACAATGAAAAGAATCATGTTATGTTCTCTATAATTTAAGAGCAACAGAAAACGTGTTATATTCTATTCAGTATCTCTAACGGATAATGAATGCCATCCTGTCTCACATTTGTGTTAATGCCAGTATACTAGTGGGCAGTGtgctgacgtgtgtgtgttggtaggcTGTCTCCAAAAGTGCGGATCCTGTCGTCTCTGTTCGTGATCCTGCTGGTGTTTGTGGTGACCACGGTGCTGGTGAAGGTGGACGTGACAAACTGCAGGGTGCAGTTCTTCGCCGGTACGCTGGCCAGCGTGGCTCTGGTCAGCGGAGCCTCCAACCTCTTCTCTGGCAGCGTGTTTGGGATCAGCGGGTACTTCCCCATGAGGATCTCTCAGGCTCTCATATCAGGTGGCTCCAtaaagaaattattattattatcctgagCTATAGCACTGAAGCTGATAGTATAGGAAACCGAATAATATGGGGCCTTATAACAGTTGACTGCACAATCCTTCAGATGAGTTTGCCAACCCCTCCTTCTCGCCCCCTCCTCTGTCCCAGGCCAGGCCATGGGAGGCACTCTGAGTGCAGTGGCATCAATAGTGGACCTGGCAGCGGCTGAGGATGTGACGGACAGCGCTCTGGCCTATTTCCTGACAGCCGACGTCTTCATTCTGCTCTGCATCATCACGTACCTGCTGCTGCCCAGGCTGGCATACTCACGGTCAGTAGCAGACTAAGATGTTCTCAATCAATCACAACACCTTCCCTTCGCCTACAAAATTTACTTTCGACAGAATCAACAAGTTTATGCTTATAACACCAGATCGATTAATGAATTTTTATCAATGTGAGCTCTTATGGCAAACCCCAGTCATCTGGTATTCCAATagggttaaaacaaatgctaggAGTTACTGATTTAATGTTCATTTAACCCAGTTGgccattgagattaaaaattcATTGTCAAGAGAAATTTGGCCAAGGCGGCAGCATCGCGGCAAACTTGCAGACAAATAACATGCAGCATTTACATCCActaaaatacaatcaaaataaaagtctaaaGTAAAAAATTGCTATATGACCACTCAAAAGGCTGTAGTCCAATAGCAGACCTGCAGGCTCAGAGACCAAGCATAAATAGATCTTGCCTAAAGCGTAGACGGCCTCAAGATAGTAATTTTAAACTCACCAAGAGAGACCTCTTTCATGAAATCTTTTTTAGGTAATTCAATTCAGACCTGAGGAacaagtaaaaagaaaaaccttgTGACCGTAGACAGTAATATGCTCCAAGTATTTTAGAGATATGAGAGCACAGATAATTAGGAAGCAGACTCAGAATGGTCTATAGATAAAGGTGTGGACAGGGCAGATCAATTAACCCAAACATACAAGGTGCAATCATGAGCGAGAGCCTTATAGTCAGTAATAAACAGCAATGCTCCATGATACAAAAACATCAGTCTAGACTCTTTTCAGCTAAGAGAAAAACATGACTTGTTcctaaaataaatacaatttcagcTGTAATTTCTTCACAATATGTTGTCTGGATGAAAAGGCAATATACAGTGGTCTCTATACACAGGAAAGACTCATAAAGACCGAAAGAAAAGGGTGTAAAGAGGAAGTGGGATAGTTTCTTTTCCTGTATACTATGACAACAGCCCTTGCACAACCAAGAAACCATACCATATTTGGTTCAGATTTGTGTAATAACTTGACATGAAGGCATTTTATTTGGTTGTATTTTGGACTTCAAGAGAAGTTCAGCACCAAAGTTGTGGATGCGTATGAATGTATCGCTATAATATTAACAGAGTTGAGCTCTAGCTGCTCTATATAACCTACTGTGTTCTGTTTCTCTTACAGACACTACATGCTGGCAGCGACGTGCACCAGTCCAGGGGCGATGTCAGAGGGCGggggggcagcagcaggcgCAGCGAGCAGCGTCTCTGTTCCGCCGCTGTGGCCTATCCTGAGGAAGACATGGGTGCTGGGCCTGAGCGTCTTCTACGTCTTCTGCGTCTCCATCCTGGTGTTCCCCGCGGTTTCCTCGGGCATCCAGTCTGTCCACAAGGACACAGGCAGCCCCTGGACCACCACCTACTTTGTGCCCCTCACCAGTTTCTTCCTGTACAACGTAGCGGACTTCTGCGGGAGGCAGGCCACGGCCTGGCTGCAGGTCCCCGGCCCTACGAGCCGGGTCCTGCCCGCGCTGGTGCTGTGCCGCACCGTCCTGGTCCCTCTT
This genomic window contains:
- the slc29a3 gene encoding equilibrative nucleoside transporter 3, whose protein sequence is MMDATEPLQPSLNSSYVTAALGNHNLSEDEESEDQGPSADRTSLLPKPSSASLAVRHCPEDSYCLVYIIFFLMGIGSLLPWNFFITAKHYWLYKLSNITDHTGHEEPRSDLSDYFESYLAIASTVPSVLCLVLNYVLVNRLSPKVRILSSLFVILLVFVVTTVLVKVDVTNCRVQFFAGTLASVALVSGASNLFSGSVFGISGYFPMRISQALISGQAMGGTLSAVASIVDLAAAEDVTDSALAYFLTADVFILLCIITYLLLPRLAYSRHYMLAATCTSPGAMSEGGGAAAGAASSVSVPPLWPILRKTWVLGLSVFYVFCVSILVFPAVSSGIQSVHKDTGSPWTTTYFVPLTSFFLYNVADFCGRQATAWLQVPGPTSRVLPALVLCRTVLVPLFMFCNYQPRDHLHTVLFAHDLYPVVFNCLLGLSNGYLGTLPMIYGPKVVPRELAEATGVVMSFFLTLGLAVGSALSVLIVHCI